One genomic region from Glaciimonas sp. PAMC28666 encodes:
- a CDS encoding 4a-hydroxytetrahydrobiopterin dehydratase → MTRPSHIGAEAALKNLPEWSVAKGRDAIERTFLFADFNAAFGFMTQVALLAEKIDHHPEWSNVYNRVVVLLATHDANGVTELDMRMAHFMDQVAAHAHKKLT, encoded by the coding sequence ATGACTCGACCATCACACATTGGCGCGGAAGCAGCCTTGAAAAATCTTCCTGAATGGTCCGTGGCGAAAGGGCGGGATGCTATCGAACGGACATTTTTGTTCGCCGACTTTAACGCCGCGTTTGGGTTCATGACGCAAGTCGCTTTGCTGGCAGAAAAAATCGATCACCATCCTGAATGGTCAAATGTTTATAATCGTGTAGTTGTTCTGCTGGCAACTCATGACGCGAATGGCGTCACTGAACTGGATATGCGAATGGCCCACTTTATGGATCAAGTCGCCGCCCATGCACATAAAAAACTTACTTGA
- a CDS encoding SDR family oxidoreductase, giving the protein MTQPVVLITGAAKRVGRVIAEHFAQAGYAVVVHYGNSEAEALETVASMEAAGHRAISHRADLAIPSELSAMILATYARFGRLDVLVNCAAIFFPDTLADFSLEDLERSWQINCRAPLLLTQAFYQQARQRDQRGVVVNVVDQKVRANFHPEDFSYTVAKAALGNMTAMLAISGGSVLRVNALYPGLMTPSGDQTQADFEYSSERSTPLGYVAPLSEIAEAILLLTRPSFNGTEFVVDAGQNLVRVDRDVVNLYRSPPSD; this is encoded by the coding sequence ATGACGCAACCTGTAGTACTGATTACCGGCGCTGCCAAACGTGTCGGGCGTGTGATTGCCGAGCATTTTGCCCAGGCTGGCTATGCCGTCGTGGTGCATTACGGAAACTCGGAAGCCGAGGCGCTTGAGACAGTCGCGTCGATGGAAGCGGCTGGCCATAGAGCCATCTCCCATCGCGCAGATCTGGCCATTCCTTCCGAGTTGTCCGCCATGATTCTGGCAACTTATGCTAGGTTCGGGCGCCTGGATGTACTCGTCAATTGTGCGGCGATATTTTTTCCCGACACGTTGGCCGATTTTTCGCTTGAGGATCTGGAGCGCTCCTGGCAAATCAATTGCCGTGCTCCGCTGTTGCTGACCCAGGCTTTTTACCAGCAAGCCCGCCAGCGCGATCAACGGGGAGTCGTGGTGAATGTCGTCGATCAAAAGGTACGTGCAAATTTTCATCCAGAGGATTTTAGTTATACGGTGGCAAAGGCTGCGCTAGGAAATATGACCGCCATGTTAGCGATTTCCGGTGGAAGCGTATTGCGGGTTAACGCACTCTATCCCGGGCTAATGACACCAAGTGGGGATCAGACCCAGGCAGATTTTGAATATTCATCAGAGCGTTCAACGCCGCTTGGGTATGTGGCGCCGTTATCGGAGATCGCCGAGGCGATTCTATTGCTGACGCGGCCGTCGTTCAACGGCACCGAATTTGTCGTCGATGCAGGGCAAAATCTGGTTCGCGTCGATCGGGACGTGGTAAATCTGTATCGATCTCCGCCGTCTGATTGA
- a CDS encoding thioredoxin family protein, giving the protein MNTFNATLITRKWALLLAAVFVGPNAMAQGIGLSTKSPVHRVALVELYSSEGCNSCPPADAWLAKIGSEVSPELVVPLALHVDYWDSLGWKDRFGDHAFTLRQRALADYANSKVVYTPEVFAGGRELRRWNTPGEARNVLQQITSQISSVDIGIKVTSNAANGAGSYKLTARATNNASGDSKQPQNAYIAVYQNKLVSKVAAGENGGVTLHHEYVVRRWLGPFALKGGTVTIQQNIALDSFGGDIPANQFGIVTFVQNATTGEVQQVARLALGR; this is encoded by the coding sequence GTGAATACCTTTAATGCCACATTAATCACGCGAAAGTGGGCGCTGTTGTTGGCGGCAGTATTTGTCGGTCCAAACGCGATGGCGCAAGGTATCGGATTGAGCACGAAAAGTCCGGTTCATCGCGTGGCGTTGGTTGAGCTTTATTCCAGCGAAGGATGTAATAGTTGCCCGCCTGCCGATGCATGGTTAGCGAAAATTGGTTCGGAAGTGAGTCCGGAGTTAGTTGTCCCCCTGGCATTGCATGTTGATTACTGGGACAGCTTGGGTTGGAAGGACCGATTTGGCGATCATGCATTTACGTTGCGTCAACGTGCATTGGCCGACTATGCCAATAGCAAGGTGGTGTATACACCTGAAGTGTTTGCAGGCGGACGTGAACTGAGAAGGTGGAATACGCCGGGCGAGGCCAGGAATGTCCTGCAACAAATCACATCGCAAATATCATCTGTTGATATCGGGATCAAGGTCACGAGCAATGCTGCCAACGGAGCTGGCTCCTATAAATTGACCGCTAGAGCGACTAATAACGCCAGTGGCGATTCCAAACAACCACAAAACGCCTATATCGCCGTCTATCAGAATAAATTGGTATCGAAAGTGGCCGCTGGCGAAAATGGCGGTGTCACACTTCATCACGAATACGTTGTGCGGCGTTGGCTGGGACCATTTGCGTTGAAAGGGGGGACGGTCACCATTCAACAGAATATTGCCCTTGATAGTTTCGGCGGCGATATTCCTGCCAATCAGTTTGGAATAGTGACGTTTGTGCAAAATGCGACCACCGGCGAGGTCCAGCAAGTAGCCAGACTGGCGTTAGGGCGTTGA
- a CDS encoding flavin reductase, with product MDIQENTPLAGNETLAKIFDQREYRNALGTFTTGVTIITACRSNDHPDDDLEHRVGITANSFNSVSLDPPLVLWSLAKSSSSAPTFEKAEFWAVHILSHDQDALANRFAKRGVAKFAGLETEKGLGGVPLLPACTTRMQCKTAYRYDGGDHIIMVGEVMHFDHSDTPPLVYQRGNYAIATRKELADEAEALIKATTGARIFNTSTMSHLLGSAYFQLYGKLREYGAQQGLNDTEFFVLNTLAARDGLSIGELNRLFAYAGHSPLFIVLDDMTARGLLQVVADHGENNGSGLFYLTGLGRELTQKIAAAGVDIEAEMMGKMGTVDAIALRTLLRRFINIPDDRLDFED from the coding sequence ATGGACATACAAGAAAACACACCGCTAGCGGGTAATGAAACGCTCGCAAAAATATTTGATCAACGGGAATATCGCAATGCGCTGGGAACGTTCACCACCGGCGTGACCATCATTACGGCTTGCCGCAGCAATGACCATCCTGACGATGACCTTGAACACCGCGTTGGTATCACTGCAAACAGCTTCAACTCGGTTTCACTCGATCCACCGCTGGTTTTATGGAGTCTGGCGAAATCATCGAGCAGCGCGCCAACTTTTGAAAAGGCAGAATTCTGGGCCGTGCATATTTTGTCGCACGATCAGGACGCCCTCGCAAATCGCTTTGCCAAGCGTGGCGTAGCTAAATTTGCAGGACTGGAAACCGAAAAGGGACTTGGCGGTGTGCCGTTGCTTCCAGCGTGCACCACCCGTATGCAATGTAAAACGGCTTATCGTTACGATGGCGGCGACCACATCATTATGGTTGGCGAGGTGATGCACTTCGATCATTCGGACACGCCTCCGCTCGTGTATCAGCGCGGCAACTACGCCATCGCTACCCGCAAGGAACTTGCAGACGAAGCTGAAGCCCTGATCAAGGCCACCACCGGCGCACGCATCTTCAACACCAGCACCATGAGCCACCTGCTTGGAAGCGCTTACTTTCAGCTATATGGAAAACTGCGGGAATATGGCGCACAGCAAGGCCTCAACGATACCGAATTTTTTGTCCTCAATACGCTGGCGGCCCGCGACGGCCTGAGTATTGGAGAGTTAAACCGTTTGTTCGCCTACGCCGGTCATTCGCCGCTCTTCATTGTGCTCGATGACATGACAGCACGCGGATTGCTGCAAGTCGTGGCTGATCACGGCGAAAATAATGGTAGTGGGCTGTTCTATCTCACCGGATTAGGTCGAGAACTAACGCAAAAGATTGCCGCAGCCGGCGTCGACATTGAAGCTGAAATGATGGGAAAAATGGGCACAGTGGATGCCATCGCTTTGCGCACCTTGCTACGCCGCTTCATTAACATTCCGGATGATCGCCTGGATTTCGAAGACTAA
- a CDS encoding TatD family hydrolase — protein sequence MWIDTHCHLDAAEFDGNQTAFATAAAQREVDWIVIPAVERANFATVAAIAARQPNCTYALGIHPIFVPQAEESDLLALRSAIALAMDDPLFVAIGEIGLDFFVPGLGEGALREKQEHFYVEQLKLARDFDLPVLLHVRRSQDTLLKYLRRINVRGGIAHAFNGSFQQAEAFIKLNFKLGFGGAMTFTRALQIRRLAATLPLDALVLETDAPDMSPAWLHPEKNAPAQIPLIAEVLANLRGIPLAQLAVATSVNACAALPRLALLK from the coding sequence ATGTGGATCGATACCCACTGCCATCTTGATGCTGCCGAATTTGATGGCAACCAGACCGCCTTTGCGACGGCGGCAGCGCAACGGGAAGTTGACTGGATTGTGATTCCTGCCGTCGAGCGCGCAAATTTTGCCACTGTGGCAGCGATTGCGGCTCGGCAACCAAATTGCACCTATGCGCTCGGAATACATCCTATTTTTGTACCGCAGGCGGAAGAATCGGATCTGTTGGCGCTTCGGTCAGCGATTGCGTTGGCAATGGACGACCCTTTATTTGTCGCGATTGGTGAAATTGGTCTCGATTTCTTTGTGCCGGGCTTGGGTGAGGGCGCTCTTCGAGAGAAGCAAGAGCATTTTTACGTCGAGCAATTAAAACTCGCACGCGATTTCGACCTTCCGGTTTTACTACATGTGCGGCGTTCACAGGATACGTTGTTGAAATACCTGCGTCGGATCAACGTCAGAGGCGGCATTGCGCATGCTTTTAACGGCAGCTTTCAACAGGCGGAGGCTTTTATCAAATTAAATTTTAAGCTAGGCTTCGGCGGAGCGATGACATTCACGCGAGCATTGCAGATTCGACGTCTGGCGGCAACTTTACCGCTAGACGCTCTGGTGCTTGAAACCGACGCACCGGATATGTCGCCAGCCTGGTTGCATCCGGAAAAGAATGCGCCGGCACAGATTCCCTTGATTGCTGAGGTGCTCGCCAATTTACGCGGCATTCCATTGGCGCAATTAGCCGTGGCGACGAGTGTCAATGCATGCGCTGCGCTGCCACGATTAGCGCTTCTTAAGTAG
- a CDS encoding DNA internalization-related competence protein ComEC/Rec2, with protein sequence MRSFILGFLIGVCFLQTQGELPSYWVLCICCLVAGTGLFFAHRFLHRLGKLFVLAVCGALLGCCWAALFAYFYLQEELPVEWEGRDVTVIGTIANLPTHFAQGVRFNFAVEKVLPQNGERPPIPSTLALSWYRPFNRQGAQPTTEDVQIGKVKPGARWQLTVRLKRPHGSANPHGFDYEVWLLEQNLRATGYVRADKVSSPGAETPNGSAINTAAVDTSAVETSVTNIPRNNRELARFVFTFGHCVEAVRGWVRQRILTALPGKKYAGVLVALVIGDQRAVDQNDWLIFNRTGVGHLISISGLHITMIAGLFAAIVSALWRRSFFIGTTLPLRLPAQKAAVLAGAVTALMYVLLAGFGLPAQRTLYMLLMVALALWSGRIASVSHVLCVALMVVLLRDPWAVLAPGFWLSFGAVGTILYASVGRTQPLIDPADLHPAAPSKAWLQALKSSAYTQYVVTIGLVPLTILLFGQISLVSPLANAIAIPLVGLLVTPMALIGSMLPAPLSGWVLVTAHTLVDWLATILTWFSQFPLAVWQAPLPPTWTFVIALVATLWLLAPRGWPLRWLALIGWVPLLLNSATRPEEGEMNVTAFDVGQGMALLIETSRHRLLYDSGPYYSPESDAGSRIIVPYLKARGITSINTMVISHSDSDHSGGALSVLHAINVDRVYSSLSRDHRMVAAAPDHTRCQDGQSWNWDGVQFDMLFPAAQNYENNERKDRKSGSANTMSCTLKITNGKYSILLPGDIEKAQERQLIRDKGANPTDHSEASILKSTVLLAPHHGSGTSSTMDFLKEVDPSVALFQVGYRNRFRHPQAQVLERYRQLGIRSVRNDQSGAISLRFGRTLEVTEYRQQHKRYWYGR encoded by the coding sequence ATGCGGAGTTTTATTCTTGGTTTTTTGATCGGCGTCTGTTTCTTACAGACGCAAGGGGAATTGCCCTCCTATTGGGTACTGTGCATTTGTTGTCTCGTAGCGGGAACCGGGCTGTTTTTTGCCCACAGATTTCTGCATAGGTTGGGGAAGTTGTTTGTACTAGCAGTCTGCGGTGCGTTGCTCGGTTGTTGTTGGGCGGCGTTATTCGCGTATTTTTATCTGCAGGAAGAACTCCCGGTCGAATGGGAGGGGCGCGACGTTACTGTGATCGGCACCATTGCGAATTTGCCGACGCATTTTGCGCAAGGTGTCCGGTTTAATTTTGCGGTAGAAAAAGTTTTGCCGCAAAATGGAGAACGGCCGCCCATACCCTCCACATTGGCGCTTTCGTGGTATCGCCCATTCAATCGCCAAGGCGCGCAACCAACTACCGAAGACGTTCAAATTGGGAAGGTCAAACCGGGCGCTCGATGGCAATTGACGGTCCGTTTAAAGCGCCCGCACGGCAGTGCAAATCCGCATGGATTTGATTACGAGGTATGGTTACTGGAACAAAACCTGCGTGCAACAGGTTACGTGCGCGCTGATAAAGTGTCGTCCCCCGGCGCAGAGACACCGAATGGATCGGCCATAAATACTGCTGCGGTGGATACCTCGGCAGTAGAGACCTCGGTCACGAATATTCCACGGAATAACCGTGAATTGGCGCGTTTTGTTTTTACTTTTGGTCATTGTGTGGAAGCGGTGCGTGGCTGGGTCAGGCAACGTATCCTGACCGCTTTGCCTGGAAAAAAATATGCCGGAGTGTTGGTCGCTTTGGTCATCGGCGATCAGCGGGCGGTAGATCAAAATGACTGGTTGATTTTCAATCGTACCGGGGTCGGACATCTGATTTCTATTTCGGGCCTGCACATTACCATGATAGCGGGCCTGTTTGCGGCCATCGTGTCGGCGCTTTGGCGGCGTTCATTTTTTATTGGCACTACTTTGCCGCTGCGTTTGCCAGCACAGAAGGCCGCAGTGTTAGCAGGTGCAGTGACCGCCTTGATGTATGTGTTGTTAGCGGGGTTTGGGTTGCCGGCTCAGCGTACCTTATATATGTTGCTGATGGTCGCATTGGCGCTCTGGAGCGGTCGCATCGCCAGCGTTTCGCATGTTTTATGCGTGGCTTTAATGGTGGTCTTGCTACGCGATCCCTGGGCCGTGCTTGCTCCTGGTTTCTGGTTATCCTTCGGTGCGGTCGGCACGATCTTGTACGCTAGCGTTGGACGGACTCAACCACTGATCGATCCCGCTGATCTGCATCCTGCGGCACCGAGCAAAGCGTGGTTGCAGGCGTTGAAGTCAAGCGCTTATACACAATATGTCGTGACAATTGGGTTGGTGCCGCTGACGATCTTGCTGTTCGGTCAAATATCGCTGGTAAGCCCGCTGGCAAACGCAATCGCCATTCCTCTTGTTGGTCTGCTGGTGACGCCCATGGCGTTGATCGGCAGTATGCTGCCAGCGCCGCTCTCCGGCTGGGTGTTGGTGACAGCACATACCTTGGTGGATTGGTTGGCAACAATCTTGACATGGTTCAGCCAATTTCCGCTGGCGGTGTGGCAAGCACCACTGCCGCCCACCTGGACTTTTGTGATCGCTTTGGTCGCCACCTTATGGTTGCTGGCACCACGCGGCTGGCCGCTCCGTTGGTTGGCGCTCATTGGTTGGGTGCCGCTGTTACTGAACTCCGCCACCCGCCCGGAAGAGGGTGAAATGAACGTGACCGCGTTCGACGTCGGGCAGGGAATGGCACTGCTGATCGAAACCTCCCGGCATCGCCTGCTGTATGACAGCGGGCCATATTATTCGCCGGAGTCAGACGCCGGTAGTCGTATTATCGTTCCCTACTTAAAGGCGCGAGGTATCACCTCTATAAATACAATGGTGATCTCGCACTCAGACAGTGACCACTCCGGTGGCGCTTTGTCCGTTCTTCATGCGATTAACGTCGACCGGGTTTATTCATCGTTGTCGCGAGACCACCGAATGGTTGCCGCCGCGCCGGACCATACCCGCTGTCAGGACGGCCAGTCATGGAACTGGGACGGCGTGCAGTTCGATATGCTGTTTCCAGCCGCGCAGAACTATGAAAATAATGAACGCAAGGATCGAAAATCAGGCAGTGCCAACACTATGAGCTGTACCTTAAAAATTACCAACGGAAAGTATTCGATTCTGCTCCCCGGCGATATAGAAAAAGCCCAGGAGCGGCAGTTGATAAGGGATAAAGGGGCGAATCCCACGGATCATTCCGAGGCGAGCATATTAAAGTCAACCGTGCTTCTCGCACCGCATCATGGAAGCGGCACATCGTCTACGATGGACTTCTTGAAGGAGGTCGATCCATCCGTGGCGCTGTTTCAGGTGGGTTATCGTAATCGTTTTCGGCATCCTCAGGCACAAGTGCTGGAACGTTACCGGCAATTAGGGATTCGATCCGTGCGAAACGATCAGTCAGGGGCGATATCTTTGCGATTTGGCCGCACGCTCGAAGTCACAGAGTATCGCCAACAGCATAAGCGTTATTGGTACGGTCGTTGA
- a CDS encoding alpha/beta fold hydrolase, producing MTYLNTLPHTRGPACPLLSNLPVVHFAHGNSFPSGTYRRFLELLSKSYDVHALEMHAHNPAYPVTDGWPALVQELIEELLSRYQQPVILVGHSLGGILSLMVARQRPELVRCVVLLDAPVSVGWRAGVFRLAKAFKLDRRWSPARFSERRRNQWPDAEAAYQHFSTKQVFANWPKEVLRDYVEHGTVAHSGGVALRFRREIETAVYLTLPHHLGQVVKSPFPVPVGFVGGIDSIECRQAGMMATRRLVGSRIKLLPGDHLFPLQTPQVAAKATDEMIQSLLKS from the coding sequence ATGACCTACTTAAACACATTACCGCATACTCGAGGTCCGGCATGCCCGCTGCTGTCGAATCTTCCCGTCGTTCACTTTGCGCACGGAAATAGTTTTCCTTCCGGCACATATCGTCGGTTTTTAGAGCTTTTATCCAAAAGCTATGATGTGCATGCGTTAGAAATGCATGCACATAATCCTGCCTACCCGGTAACCGATGGCTGGCCGGCACTGGTGCAGGAGTTAATTGAGGAATTACTCTCGCGTTATCAACAGCCCGTAATTTTGGTAGGGCATTCGTTGGGCGGGATCTTATCCTTGATGGTCGCCAGACAGCGTCCCGAGCTGGTGCGTTGCGTGGTGCTGTTGGACGCACCAGTGAGCGTGGGATGGAGAGCGGGTGTATTTCGATTAGCGAAAGCGTTCAAACTTGATCGTCGTTGGTCTCCAGCCCGTTTTTCGGAGCGGCGTCGCAATCAATGGCCGGATGCGGAGGCGGCCTATCAGCATTTCTCTACCAAGCAGGTGTTTGCCAATTGGCCCAAAGAAGTCTTGCGTGATTATGTTGAGCACGGCACTGTAGCCCATTCTGGCGGCGTCGCTTTGCGTTTCAGGCGCGAGATTGAAACAGCGGTGTATCTGACCTTGCCACATCATTTAGGCCAGGTCGTGAAATCGCCTTTTCCGGTACCGGTGGGGTTTGTCGGAGGCATTGACTCGATAGAGTGCCGACAGGCCGGCATGATGGCGACCCGGCGGCTGGTCGGTTCACGCATAAAATTGCTTCCGGGCGACCATTTATTTCCGTTGCAGACCCCGCAGGTTGCGGCAAAGGCGACCGATGAAATGATCCAGTCATTATTGAAGTCCTGA
- a CDS encoding penicillin-binding protein 1A — protein sequence MLFTSKPRKTNLNTPADKTQLAKTAVFSAPFSAPLCKPKKQNGTLLHGLLFTIGGVVLAGAVIGGLLIAYALVVMQPQLPDLGAITDYRPKVPLRIYTADHVLIGEFGEERRSLVKLQDIPANMKNAVLAIEDARFYQHGGIDLIGILRAIGTDLVHGGASQGASTITMQVARNVFLSSEKTYTRKIYEILLAYKIENALTKDQILEVYMNQIFLGQRSFGFAAAARAYFGKELKDITLAQAAMLAGLPKAPSAYNPVVNPKRARIRQEYILKRMLQLEFITQPEYDQALAEDIKVKTTGNTYSVHAEYATEMVRQMLYTQYKDDIYTRGLSVTTTLDSADQQAGYEAVRKGVMDYDRRHGYRGPEALIALPSNVDEREEAVGDALDNKPDNDDIVPGVVLSADAKQVQVMLRNDSIVTVSGEGLRFAASGLSSKAAKNMRIQPGSVIRVIQLPKGWQITQLPSVEATLVALTPQSGAIKTLIGGFDFNQNKFNHVTQAWRQPGSTFKPFIYSAALEKGFGPASIINDAPVSFPGGPGQPNWEPKDDDTPDGPMPMRTGLQRSKNLVTVRLMDAIGARYAQDFVTTHFGFDRDKIPPYLPTALGAGQTTPLQLAGAYAVLANGGYRVNPYLISEVVDARGVALSRAQPEIAGQNGTRVLDARNSYVMTSLLQTVAQRGTGAGTNVLGRTDIAGKTGTTNDAFDGWFAGYQNSLVAVAWMGFDQPKTLGSREFGAQLALPIWVSYMGRALRGVPQVQMPMPEGVSTINNELFFDNFTPGNGFIASLGVGGGGAGTNEDGTPATAEDDEKRSIMKLFDGH from the coding sequence ATGTTATTTACATCAAAACCTCGTAAGACTAATTTGAATACTCCAGCTGACAAGACCCAATTAGCGAAAACGGCAGTGTTTTCAGCTCCTTTTTCAGCTCCTCTCTGCAAGCCAAAAAAACAGAACGGCACGCTGCTGCACGGATTGCTATTTACCATTGGGGGCGTGGTGTTGGCCGGAGCCGTCATTGGTGGATTGTTGATCGCCTACGCGCTCGTAGTTATGCAGCCGCAGTTACCTGATCTTGGTGCTATCACCGACTATCGTCCTAAAGTGCCGCTGCGTATTTATACCGCCGATCATGTATTGATTGGCGAGTTTGGCGAAGAGCGACGCAGCCTGGTGAAGCTGCAGGATATCCCCGCCAATATGAAGAACGCGGTTCTGGCGATTGAGGATGCGCGCTTTTATCAACACGGCGGAATCGATCTTATCGGCATCTTGAGAGCAATCGGGACAGACCTCGTGCACGGCGGCGCTTCGCAAGGTGCCAGTACGATTACGATGCAAGTGGCGCGTAACGTATTTCTATCCAGCGAAAAAACATATACGCGCAAAATTTATGAAATTTTGCTGGCTTATAAAATTGAAAATGCATTAACCAAGGATCAGATTCTCGAAGTGTATATGAACCAGATTTTTCTGGGACAACGTTCATTTGGGTTCGCTGCGGCCGCCAGAGCGTACTTCGGCAAAGAGCTAAAAGATATAACGTTGGCACAGGCCGCAATGCTTGCCGGCCTTCCGAAAGCGCCATCGGCTTACAATCCTGTAGTGAACCCTAAACGTGCCCGTATTCGCCAGGAATACATTTTAAAGCGCATGTTGCAACTCGAATTCATTACCCAGCCAGAATATGATCAGGCACTGGCTGAAGATATTAAGGTAAAGACAACCGGTAACACTTATAGCGTACACGCAGAATATGCGACCGAAATGGTCCGTCAGATGCTCTACACCCAATATAAAGATGATATTTATACTCGGGGGTTAAGCGTGACAACAACTCTCGATTCGGCGGACCAACAGGCTGGTTATGAGGCGGTACGTAAGGGCGTAATGGACTACGATCGTCGTCATGGGTACCGTGGCCCGGAAGCGTTGATCGCATTGCCGTCAAATGTGGACGAGCGCGAGGAAGCGGTCGGAGATGCGCTGGATAACAAGCCAGATAACGATGACATCGTCCCTGGAGTTGTATTGAGCGCGGATGCCAAACAGGTGCAAGTGATGCTACGCAACGATTCCATCGTCACCGTCAGCGGTGAAGGGTTACGGTTTGCTGCGTCAGGTTTGAGTTCTAAAGCAGCAAAAAACATGCGCATTCAGCCAGGCTCGGTGATTCGCGTCATTCAGTTGCCTAAAGGCTGGCAAATCACCCAGTTGCCATCGGTCGAGGCGACACTGGTTGCGCTGACGCCACAAAGTGGGGCGATCAAGACATTAATTGGCGGCTTTGATTTCAATCAAAATAAGTTCAACCATGTAACGCAAGCATGGCGGCAACCGGGATCAACGTTTAAACCTTTCATTTATTCAGCCGCTCTCGAAAAAGGTTTCGGACCAGCTTCAATCATCAACGATGCCCCCGTTTCATTTCCGGGTGGTCCGGGACAGCCTAACTGGGAACCGAAGGATGACGACACGCCCGATGGACCGATGCCTATGCGGACTGGCTTGCAGCGCTCAAAGAATCTGGTGACAGTGCGTTTGATGGATGCTATAGGTGCCAGGTACGCTCAAGATTTTGTGACCACGCATTTCGGTTTTGATCGTGACAAAATTCCTCCTTATTTGCCGACTGCACTCGGCGCGGGTCAAACCACGCCGTTGCAACTGGCCGGTGCCTATGCTGTGTTGGCGAATGGCGGCTACCGCGTTAATCCGTATTTAATTTCAGAAGTAGTCGATGCACGCGGCGTAGCATTGTCTCGTGCCCAGCCCGAAATTGCCGGTCAAAATGGCACCCGGGTGTTGGATGCGCGCAATAGCTATGTCATGACGAGCTTGTTGCAGACCGTTGCTCAACGAGGTACCGGTGCCGGCACCAACGTGTTGGGCCGGACTGATATTGCGGGTAAAACCGGAACTACGAACGACGCTTTTGATGGCTGGTTTGCCGGATATCAAAATTCGCTGGTTGCGGTTGCGTGGATGGGCTTCGATCAGCCCAAGACGCTCGGCAGCCGCGAGTTTGGCGCGCAACTAGCGTTACCGATCTGGGTCAGCTATATGGGACGTGCATTGCGCGGTGTGCCACAGGTTCAAATGCCAATGCCAGAAGGAGTTAGCACGATTAATAACGAATTGTTCTTCGATAACTTTACACCCGGCAACGGCTTTATTGCATCACTGGGGGTAGGTGGCGGAGGTGCCGGAACCAATGAAGATGGAACGCCGGCAACGGCAGAAGATGATGAGAAACGCAGTATCATGAAACTATTTGACGGACATTGA